The following proteins come from a genomic window of Geomonas sp. RF6:
- the aroQ gene encoding type II 3-dehydroquinate dehydratase, with translation MAAHRILVLHGPNLNLLGTREPGIYGAATLETINDSLAELARELSVELTTVQSNHEGALVDAIQGARGTCQGILINPAAYTHTSVAIRDAIAAVALPAVEVHLSNVHAREEFRTRSYIAPIALGQISGFGATSYLLGLRALVSHLEK, from the coding sequence ATGGCGGCGCATCGCATACTGGTGCTGCACGGCCCGAACCTGAACCTCCTGGGAACGAGGGAGCCGGGGATCTACGGGGCTGCGACGCTGGAGACGATCAACGATTCCCTCGCCGAACTCGCCCGCGAGCTCTCCGTGGAACTTACCACTGTGCAGTCAAATCACGAGGGGGCGCTGGTCGACGCCATTCAGGGTGCGCGTGGCACCTGCCAGGGCATCCTCATCAACCCCGCGGCATACACCCACACCAGTGTGGCCATCCGCGACGCAATCGCCGCCGTTGCCCTCCCGGCTGTGGAGGTGCACCTCTCCAACGTGCACGCCCGGGAGGAGTTTCGCACCAGGAGCTACATCGCCCCGATCGCCCTCGGACAGATCTCCGGATTTGGCGCAACTAGCTATCTTTTGGGGCTGCGCGCACTGGTGAGCCACCTGGAAAAATAG
- a CDS encoding M24 family metallopeptidase: MLDNRISAARGALKGSGADLLIVTSLSNIRYISGFTGSSALLVVSEKEAFLLTDSRYTSQAAAEAPGVQVIEYAQRLEGVKRLLQEQGAQRIAFEAAHTTVAAHKDLCSVLPNLEFIPVDKELEALRTVKDASELRLLEQTAQIASEALQEILPQVRPGAVERDVALALEIAMRHRGAHGISFDFIVASGERGALPHGKASDKVIAYGELVTLDYGALYQGYCSDETVTVCVGKPDPRQVEVYETVRGAQEAAIKGARPGMTLKEVDALARSYIESRGFGSYFGHGLGHGVGIDIHEHPTVSPRGEGTVTEGMVFTIEPGIYIPGWGGVRIEDTVVVEQDGCRCITKVPKDLIVL, translated from the coding sequence ATGTTAGATAACAGAATCTCGGCGGCCAGGGGTGCTCTGAAGGGGTCCGGCGCCGATCTTTTGATCGTTACAAGCCTCAGTAATATAAGATATATTTCCGGTTTTACCGGTTCCAGTGCTCTCCTTGTCGTCTCCGAAAAAGAGGCCTTTCTCCTTACCGATTCCCGCTACACTTCCCAGGCGGCCGCAGAGGCCCCGGGGGTGCAGGTAATCGAATATGCGCAGCGCCTGGAAGGGGTGAAGAGGCTTCTTCAGGAGCAGGGGGCGCAGCGGATTGCCTTCGAGGCGGCACACACCACTGTCGCCGCGCACAAGGATCTGTGCTCGGTCCTTCCCAACCTCGAGTTCATCCCCGTCGACAAGGAGCTGGAGGCACTTCGCACGGTCAAGGACGCGAGCGAGCTTCGTCTCCTCGAACAGACGGCGCAGATAGCCTCGGAAGCGCTGCAGGAGATCCTCCCGCAGGTACGACCCGGCGCCGTCGAGCGCGACGTCGCTCTCGCCCTCGAGATCGCCATGCGGCACCGCGGCGCCCACGGGATATCGTTCGACTTCATCGTCGCCTCCGGTGAGCGGGGCGCCCTGCCGCACGGCAAGGCCTCCGACAAGGTCATCGCCTACGGCGAGCTGGTGACCCTCGACTACGGCGCGCTGTACCAGGGATACTGCTCCGACGAGACGGTCACCGTCTGCGTGGGGAAACCCGATCCCCGCCAGGTCGAGGTGTACGAGACGGTGCGGGGAGCGCAGGAAGCCGCGATAAAGGGGGCACGCCCGGGGATGACGCTGAAGGAAGTCGATGCCCTGGCGCGCAGCTACATCGAGAGCCGCGGCTTCGGCAGCTACTTCGGGCACGGGCTCGGCCACGGCGTCGGCATCGACATCCACGAGCACCCCACCGTCTCCCCGCGGGGAGAGGGGACCGTTACCGAGGGTATGGTCTTCACCATCGAGCCCGGGATCTATATCCCCGGCTGGGGGGGGGTGCGCATCGAGGATACCGTCGTCGTGGAGCAGGACGGGTGCCGGTGCATCACGAAGGTCCCGAAGGATTTGATCGTTTTATAG
- the accB gene encoding acetyl-CoA carboxylase biotin carboxyl carrier protein → MDIKDLKTLIKMVTETDITEFELESADEKVVIKRGAVAGAPQFVPQHPAQYPFAPQPVAPAPVAAPPAAPAAEAEAEEGEVIVSPIVGTLYRAPSPEAAFFVEVGQVVEKGEVLCIVEAMKLMNEIEAEFRCKIVKVCKENASPVEYGDPLFVVERL, encoded by the coding sequence GTGGATATAAAAGACCTGAAGACGCTCATCAAGATGGTCACCGAGACCGACATCACCGAGTTCGAGCTCGAGAGCGCCGACGAGAAAGTGGTCATCAAGAGGGGCGCCGTCGCAGGTGCTCCCCAGTTCGTGCCGCAGCACCCCGCGCAGTACCCCTTCGCGCCCCAGCCTGTCGCTCCCGCCCCCGTAGCAGCACCCCCCGCCGCTCCCGCAGCCGAAGCCGAGGCGGAAGAGGGTGAAGTCATCGTATCCCCCATCGTCGGCACCCTGTACCGTGCGCCGTCCCCGGAAGCCGCCTTCTTCGTGGAAGTAGGGCAGGTGGTCGAGAAAGGGGAGGTGCTGTGCATCGTAGAGGCGATGAAGCTCATGAACGAAATCGAGGCGGAGTTCCGCTGCAAGATCGTGAAGGTCTGCAAGGAGAACGCTTCCCCCGTCGAGTACGGCGATCCCCTCTTCGTGGTGGAAAGGCTCTAG
- the accC gene encoding acetyl-CoA carboxylase biotin carboxylase subunit — protein MFHKVLIANRGEIALRIIRTCREMGIKTVAVYSLPDKDSLHVKLADESVCIGPAPSINSYLNINAIISAAELTDAEAIHPGYGFLSENAAFAEICENCGITFIGPSAESMRIMGDKISARQAVIKQGVPILPGTKEGVADVNEAIKVAKEIGFPVIIKATAGGGGRGMKIVHSPATLPNAFATARAEAQSGFGNPEVYIERYCESPRHVEIQILADKHGNVVHLGERDCSIQRRHQKVIEEAPSTVTTPELRQAMGDAAVRAAKGVGYSSVGTIEFLVDKQNNFYFMEMNTRVQVEHPVTEMVTGVDVVKEQIRSAYGLKLRYTQDDIKIKGHSIECRINAEDPVRFTPSPGRITSHHTPGGLGVRVDSFVYTNYTVLPHYDSLIAKLIVHADTREEAITRMARALDEYIVEGIKTTIPFHKKIMSNKDFIEGNIDTGFIERLVLE, from the coding sequence ATGTTCCATAAAGTGCTCATAGCGAACAGGGGGGAGATCGCCCTCCGCATCATCAGGACCTGCCGGGAGATGGGGATCAAGACGGTCGCCGTCTACTCCCTCCCCGACAAGGACTCGCTCCACGTGAAGCTTGCCGACGAAAGCGTCTGCATCGGTCCTGCCCCCAGCATCAACAGCTACCTCAACATCAACGCCATCATCTCGGCCGCGGAACTGACCGACGCCGAGGCGATCCACCCGGGATACGGTTTCCTCTCCGAGAACGCCGCCTTTGCCGAGATCTGCGAAAACTGCGGCATCACCTTCATCGGCCCCTCCGCCGAGAGCATGCGCATCATGGGTGACAAGATCAGCGCGCGCCAGGCGGTCATCAAGCAGGGGGTGCCGATCCTTCCCGGCACGAAGGAAGGGGTGGCCGACGTGAACGAGGCGATAAAGGTCGCCAAGGAGATCGGCTTCCCCGTCATCATCAAGGCTACCGCCGGCGGCGGCGGGCGCGGCATGAAGATCGTGCACTCCCCGGCGACCCTTCCGAACGCCTTTGCCACCGCGCGCGCCGAGGCGCAGAGCGGCTTTGGCAACCCCGAGGTGTACATCGAGCGCTACTGCGAGTCGCCGCGCCACGTGGAGATCCAGATCCTCGCCGACAAGCACGGCAACGTCGTGCACCTCGGCGAGCGCGACTGCTCGATCCAGCGCCGTCACCAGAAGGTGATCGAAGAAGCACCCTCCACCGTCACCACGCCGGAACTGCGGCAGGCGATGGGGGACGCTGCGGTGCGTGCCGCCAAGGGGGTAGGGTACTCCTCCGTCGGCACCATCGAATTCCTGGTGGACAAGCAGAACAACTTCTACTTCATGGAGATGAACACCCGCGTGCAGGTCGAGCATCCGGTGACGGAAATGGTGACCGGCGTCGACGTGGTGAAGGAGCAGATCCGCTCCGCCTACGGTCTGAAGCTGCGCTACACGCAGGACGACATCAAGATCAAGGGTCACTCCATCGAGTGCCGCATCAACGCGGAAGACCCGGTCCGCTTCACCCCGTCCCCCGGACGGATCACCAGCCACCACACTCCCGGCGGTCTCGGAGTGCGCGTCGACTCCTTCGTGTACACGAACTACACCGTGCTGCCGCACTACGACTCCCTGATCGCGAAGCTCATCGTCCATGCCGACACCAGGGAAGAGGCGATTACCAGGATGGCCCGCGCGCTCGACGAGTACATCGTCGAAGGGATCAAGACCACCATCCCGTTCCACAAAAAGATCATGTCCAACAAGGACTTCATCGAGGGAAATATCGACACCGGCTTCATCGAGAGGCTGGTACTGGAGTAA
- the gcvH gene encoding glycine cleavage system protein GcvH, whose product MDFPDELKYSKEHIWVRVEGNRAVIGITDYAQHELGHITAVELPDPGDDLDQDDSFGSVEARKTVAELYAPLSGPVLEVNHEVVDTPEIVNDDPYDGGWLVVVEVVDHEELNLLMSAEHYEEFVSVAEEE is encoded by the coding sequence ATGGACTTTCCTGATGAACTGAAGTACAGCAAGGAACATATCTGGGTGCGCGTGGAAGGAAACCGCGCCGTCATCGGCATCACCGACTACGCGCAGCACGAGCTCGGGCACATCACCGCGGTGGAGCTCCCCGATCCGGGTGACGACCTGGATCAGGACGACTCCTTCGGGTCCGTGGAGGCGAGAAAGACGGTGGCGGAGCTCTACGCCCCCCTCTCCGGCCCGGTGCTGGAGGTGAACCACGAGGTAGTGGACACCCCGGAAATCGTGAACGACGACCCGTACGACGGCGGCTGGCTGGTGGTGGTGGAAGTCGTCGATCACGAGGAGCTGAACCTCCTCATGTCGGCAGAGCACTACGAGGAGTTCGTCTCGGTCGCCGAGGAAGAGTAG
- a CDS encoding menaquinone biosynthetic enzyme MqnA/MqnD family protein: MTLQIGHIRYANCTPIFTALAASFDCSRYTFVDGVPAELNAKLRRGEVEVSPSSSIEYAQASEKYCLLPDLSISSIGKVKSVLLFSRLPIEELDGSTVGLTLHSDTSVNLLKVLLAKKYGFENSFQRTELPLDAALSRYPALLLIGDAALKSAAIEHGYRVYDLGELWYDFTGLPFVFALWIVRREAAATKGRELSELARDLVAAKELAYHSYPAIAAGCAERGWLSSDDLVDYWRTISYDLTPAHLKGVRTFFRYAFELSLIPAEPELRFFAPQGAEVTAA, translated from the coding sequence TTGACGCTGCAGATCGGACATATCAGGTACGCCAACTGTACCCCCATCTTCACCGCCCTGGCCGCCTCGTTCGATTGCAGCCGCTACACCTTCGTCGACGGCGTCCCTGCAGAGCTCAACGCGAAGCTGCGCAGGGGGGAGGTGGAGGTGAGCCCCTCCTCCTCCATCGAATACGCCCAGGCGAGCGAAAAGTACTGTCTCCTCCCTGACCTCTCCATCAGCTCCATCGGCAAGGTAAAGAGCGTACTCCTCTTTTCCCGCCTCCCCATCGAGGAGCTCGACGGCAGCACGGTCGGTCTTACGCTGCACTCCGACACCTCTGTGAACCTTCTGAAGGTTCTCCTCGCCAAAAAGTACGGCTTCGAGAACAGCTTTCAACGGACCGAGCTTCCCCTCGACGCGGCGCTTTCCCGCTATCCGGCGCTCCTTTTGATCGGTGACGCTGCGCTCAAGAGCGCCGCCATCGAGCACGGTTACCGGGTGTACGACCTGGGGGAGCTCTGGTACGACTTCACCGGGCTACCCTTTGTTTTCGCACTCTGGATTGTGCGGCGCGAGGCGGCGGCCACGAAGGGGAGGGAACTCTCGGAGCTCGCCCGCGATCTTGTCGCGGCAAAGGAGCTCGCCTACCACTCCTACCCCGCCATTGCCGCCGGGTGTGCGGAGAGGGGATGGCTGTCATCTGACGACCTCGTCGACTACTGGCGCACCATCTCCTACGATCTCACCCCCGCCCATCTGAAAGGGGTGCGCACCTTTTTCCGCTATGCATTCGAACTCTCCCTTATCCCGGCAGAGCCTGAGCTGCGATTTTTTGCTCCCCAAGGAGCAGAGGTGACCGCCGCCTGA
- a CDS encoding putative bifunctional diguanylate cyclase/phosphodiesterase has protein sequence MGVGREAILWPARMGEGSAPPITVLMRAKWLMLLLLAVYTLCAGTCYSFSRFGFFVTRSQGAFLALSICVVVIYNLSYQQAYAKLSPFRFFHHLQILIDTFLVTVLIHFSGGAASWLWPLYLVVTIEAVYLLERREEICCAWLGAAFSHGTLLFLEHGRLLPHIAMPFVDQRVQDDVLYLLLIWFFATVFNAAIAIIGCELMSALRGETQILRESEERLYSFLNRTNDLIHSNAPDGSFLYANDAWLRTMGYCRDHLDFLTVEDVLHPESLQRYREELDRVLSGGESRSCEHLYIARNGAPVAVEGNLSCTYDGAAPVAVWGIGRDIGERKRAQEELYHRAHHDPLTGLPNRLLFLDRLRQMRAVSQRMGQRMALLYLDLDRFKWVNDTLGHGVGDKLLQEVAQRLSACVRETDTVARIGGDEFVIALGQLRDSHGAEVVARKVLAALEPPCLVDHHSLQAGVSIGISIYPDDSDELEELMRKADVAMYFAKEKGRGGYRSYSRELSFHTETLLADALEQALERGELRIYYQPKVEVVTGQVSGVEALVRWEHPRFGLLTAAQFLPLAEKAGLLEPIGRWVLERACQQNRKWQEEGGAPLRVAVNLSLCQLKQGDLVDRVRDAVAKAGLDPHLLELEVAESALIDDPEYVKGVLAALSRLGVGVVLDDYTRKGEAAGLKLLGVRSLKIDSRFTAALEDSDAAAQAASSIIDLGSALKLRVTAEGVETQGQLLFFQRQGCHELQGYFVSRPLPPERVLDFVRGGVTELLWQDSSRVKDESAAPSLLAGEGELTSSHASV, from the coding sequence ATGGGGGTGGGGAGAGAGGCGATCCTGTGGCCCGCGCGCATGGGGGAGGGCTCGGCCCCTCCCATCACCGTGCTCATGCGCGCGAAGTGGCTGATGCTCCTCCTTCTTGCCGTGTACACCCTCTGTGCCGGTACCTGTTACTCCTTCAGCCGTTTCGGCTTCTTCGTCACCAGGTCGCAAGGGGCGTTCCTTGCGCTTTCCATCTGCGTGGTGGTCATTTACAACCTTTCCTACCAGCAGGCCTACGCGAAGCTCTCCCCTTTCCGTTTCTTTCACCACCTGCAGATCCTTATCGACACCTTCCTGGTGACCGTCCTGATCCATTTCAGCGGAGGGGCGGCCAGCTGGCTCTGGCCCCTCTACCTCGTCGTCACCATCGAGGCGGTCTATCTCCTGGAGCGGCGCGAAGAGATCTGCTGCGCCTGGCTCGGAGCCGCGTTCAGCCACGGCACTCTCCTCTTCCTGGAGCACGGGCGGCTTCTGCCGCACATAGCGATGCCGTTTGTGGACCAGAGGGTGCAGGACGATGTCCTCTACCTCCTCCTGATCTGGTTTTTCGCCACCGTCTTCAATGCTGCCATCGCGATCATCGGCTGCGAGCTCATGTCCGCCCTGCGCGGGGAAACGCAGATCCTTCGGGAGAGCGAGGAGCGGCTGTACAGCTTTCTAAACCGCACGAACGATCTCATCCACAGCAACGCCCCGGACGGGAGCTTCCTCTACGCCAACGACGCCTGGCTGCGCACCATGGGGTACTGCCGCGATCATCTCGACTTTCTTACCGTGGAGGACGTGCTGCACCCGGAGAGCCTGCAGCGCTACCGCGAGGAACTGGACCGGGTCCTTTCCGGCGGGGAGAGCCGCTCCTGCGAGCACCTCTACATCGCGCGAAACGGCGCCCCCGTCGCGGTGGAGGGGAATCTTTCCTGCACCTACGATGGAGCAGCACCGGTTGCGGTGTGGGGTATCGGACGGGACATCGGGGAGCGAAAGCGCGCCCAGGAGGAGCTTTACCACAGGGCACACCACGACCCCCTGACCGGGCTTCCCAACCGTCTCCTCTTCCTGGACCGGCTGCGCCAGATGCGCGCCGTCTCCCAGCGCATGGGTCAGCGCATGGCGCTGCTCTATCTCGACCTGGACCGCTTCAAGTGGGTCAACGACACCCTCGGGCACGGCGTCGGGGACAAGCTGCTCCAGGAAGTGGCGCAGCGGCTCTCGGCTTGCGTGCGCGAGACGGATACGGTGGCGCGCATCGGTGGGGACGAGTTCGTGATCGCGCTCGGCCAGCTGCGCGACTCCCACGGCGCGGAGGTGGTGGCTCGCAAGGTGCTGGCGGCGCTGGAGCCCCCGTGTCTCGTCGACCATCACTCCCTCCAGGCGGGAGTCAGCATCGGGATAAGCATCTACCCGGACGACAGCGACGAGCTCGAAGAGCTGATGAGGAAGGCGGACGTGGCGATGTATTTCGCCAAGGAGAAGGGGAGGGGAGGGTACCGCAGCTACTCGAGAGAGCTCTCCTTTCACACGGAGACGCTCCTGGCCGATGCACTGGAGCAGGCGCTGGAGCGCGGTGAGCTGCGCATCTACTACCAGCCGAAGGTGGAAGTGGTGACCGGACAGGTGAGCGGCGTGGAAGCGCTCGTGCGCTGGGAGCACCCTCGCTTCGGCCTTCTGACTGCGGCGCAGTTTCTCCCGCTGGCGGAGAAGGCGGGGCTTCTCGAGCCGATCGGGCGCTGGGTCCTGGAGCGCGCCTGTCAGCAGAACAGGAAGTGGCAGGAGGAAGGGGGAGCGCCGCTGCGCGTGGCGGTAAATCTTTCGCTGTGCCAGCTGAAGCAGGGCGACCTGGTGGACCGGGTGCGCGATGCGGTCGCGAAGGCGGGGCTCGACCCGCACCTGTTGGAACTGGAGGTTGCCGAGAGCGCACTCATCGATGATCCGGAATACGTGAAGGGGGTCCTTGCCGCTCTTTCCCGACTTGGCGTCGGAGTTGTGCTGGACGATTATACCCGTAAAGGTGAGGCTGCCGGGCTAAAGCTCCTCGGTGTCCGCTCCCTGAAGATCGACAGCCGCTTCACCGCAGCGCTGGAGGACAGCGACGCCGCGGCCCAGGCCGCGAGCTCCATCATAGACCTGGGGAGTGCCCTGAAGCTGAGAGTGACCGCGGAGGGGGTGGAGACGCAGGGACAGCTCCTCTTTTTCCAGAGGCAGGGTTGCCACGAATTGCAGGGGTACTTCGTGAGCAGGCCGCTCCCCCCCGAGAGGGTGCTCGACTTTGTGCGGGGCGGGGTGACTGAGCTTTTGTGGCAGGACAGCTCAAG